A DNA window from Parabacteroides johnsonii DSM 18315 contains the following coding sequences:
- a CDS encoding nucleotidyltransferase domain-containing protein, which translates to MDKNEILQAIKTTAKQIMPSGTRVILFGSQARGDAREDSDWDILILLNKEKLDNSDHDNYSYPLFELGWNINAQIHPMLYTTKDWLKRKFSILYKNVEQEGIELC; encoded by the coding sequence ATGGATAAAAACGAAATATTACAAGCTATCAAGACAACAGCCAAACAGATTATGCCCTCTGGTACGCGAGTGATTTTGTTTGGCTCGCAAGCTCGTGGAGATGCTCGTGAAGATTCTGATTGGGATATTTTGATTCTTTTGAATAAAGAAAAGTTGGACAATTCAGATCATGATAACTATTCTTATCCTTTGTTTGAGTTGGGATGGAATATCAATGCTCAAATACATCCCATGCTCTATACCACAAAAGATTGGTTGAAGCGAAAATTCTCTATCTTGTATAAAAACGTAGAGCAGGAGGGAATTGAGTTATGTTGA